From Trichoderma atroviride chromosome 1, complete sequence, one genomic window encodes:
- a CDS encoding uncharacterized protein (MEROPS:MER0003110), protein MAPEQFRNPPQSPPVFTATADSILADAKKSAEKSKSILDQIVATVTPETATFDNTLKPILIDGNDSTGPQNIQTFFQHVSTNESLREASTKAEELLNDFYIEAKMREDVFKLVDAAYSTRDSQNLDKESLHILEKERQKYIRNGLLLPPGEKRDRFKEIKKRLSQLCILGKKNLNEEKGGFWFTREELEGVPKDDIDVDTLEKGTGENEGKFKVTFKYNHYTPLMKYAIHEDTRRRYIIADANKSNNNVEIFKEIMELRDEAARLLGYPDHASVRIEEKMAKSPTRVNDFLGDLQVRLAPGGKKEVEVLRGYKKRDYEERGIPFDGEFYMWDTSYYSRIMKEVEYSVDEVAISQYFPAESTFAGMLKIFEEIFGFVFVELGKEDRARLSPSGKADDISWHEDVIMYSVWDEAAKGGEFCGYLYLDLFPRDNKYGHYANFGIEPGFTTVDGKRSYPSTSLVCNFSKPTATKPSLLKHHEVVTFFHELGHGIHDLAGRSRFSYTHGTATVADFVEAPSQMLENWCWTPSVLKSLSKHWESGESIPDELVEKLVKTKHLNSAIGALGQLVIGTFDMTIHGPKTHEEAKTRNYGKLWNQIRHDISQIKGPEDIGETMEWGNRYANIGHFLGGYDAGYYGYLYSEVFSLDMFHSFFKKNPMDGKEGRRYRHTVLERGGSIDEMEFLKEFLGREPSTEAFYEELGIAAK, encoded by the exons ATGGCTCCCGAGCAGTTTCGAAACCCGCCGCAGAGCCCGCCGGTGTTTACCGCCACGGCCGACTCCATCCTGGCTGATGCCAAGAAGAGCGccgagaagagcaagagcatCTTGGACCAGATTGTCGCAACCGTGACGCCCGAGACGGCCACGTTTGACAACACCCTGAAGCCCATCTTGATCGACGGCAATGACTCGACCGGCCCCCAGAACATCCAGACCTTCTTCCAGCATGTATCGACGAACGAGTCCCTCCGAGAAGCTTCTACCAAAGCAGAAGAGCTTCTCAACGATTTCTATATTGAGGCAAAGATGCGAGAGGATGTTTTCAAGCTAGTGGATGCTGCATATTCCACACGGGACTCCCAGAACCTGGATAAAGAGTCTCTCCATATCCTCGAGAAAGAGCGTCAAAAGTACATCCGTAATGGCTTGCTTCTCCCTCCCGGAGAGAAGCGAGACCGCttcaaggagatcaagaagcGCCTCAGCCAGCTCTGCATCCTGGGCAAGAAGAACCTCAACGAGGAGAAGGGCGGATTTTGGTTTACTCGCGAGGAGCTAGAGGGCGTTCCAAAAGACGACATCGATGTCGACACGCTGGAGAAAGGAACTGGCGAGAACGAAGGAAAATTCAAGGTCACCTTTAAATACAACCACTACACCCCATTGATGAAGTATGCAATTCATGAGGATACCAGGCGTAGATATATCATTGCCGATGCCAACAAG TCAAACAACAATGTGGAAATTTTCAAGGAAATCATGGAGCTTCGCGATGAAGCCGCTCGACTCCTAGGATATCCTGATCATGCTAGCGTTCGCattgaggagaagatggcaaaatcGCCGACCCGTGTCAATGACTTTTTGGGTGACTTGCAAGTTCGCTTGGCCCCCGGCGGCAAGAAAGAGGTCGAGGTCCTGCGAGGATACAAGAAGCGAGACTATGAAGAGCGCGGCATTCCTTTCGACGGAGAATTTTATATGTGGGATACTTCCTACTATTCAAGAATCATGAAGGAGGTGGAGTATAGTGTGGATGAAGTGGCAATCTCACAGTACTTCCCAGCAGAGTCAACATTCGCTGGCATGCTCAAGATTTTTGAGGAAATCTTTGGTTTTGTCTTTGTTGAGCTGGGCAAAGAAGACCGAGCACGCTTGAGCCCTTCAGGCAAGGCTGACGACATTTCCTGGCATGAAGATGTCATCATGTACAGCGTATGGGATGAAGCAGCCAAAGGAGGCGAATTCTGCGGCTACCTCTACCTTGATCTCTTCCCCAGAGACAACAAGTATGGGCATTATGCAAACTTTGGAATTGAGCCCGGCTTCACCACGGTCGATGGAAAGAGGAGCTACCCCTCGACTTCCCTGGTGTGCAACTTTAGCAAACCAACAGCGACCAAGCCGTCACTGCTCAAGCACCACGAAGTTGTCACCTTCTTCCACGAGCTTGGCCACGGTATCCATGATCTTGCTGGCCGCTCTCGTTTCAGCTACACTCACGGCACTGCGACGGTGGCCGATTTCGTTGAAGCACCTTCTCAGATGCTCGAGAACTGGTGCTGGACTCCAAGCGTCCTGAAATCCCTGTCGAAGCACTGGGAGAGCGGAGAGAGTATCCCTGATGAACTCGTTGAGAAGCTCGTCAAAACCAAACATCTCAACTCGGCAATTGGCGCACTAGGTCAGCTTGTCATTGGCACTTTTGACATGACCATTCATGGACCCAAGACCcacgaagaagccaagacCAGAAATTACGGCAAGCTATGGAACCAGATCCGTCATGACATTTCCCAGATCAAGGGCCCAGAGGATATCGGCGAAACCAT GGAATGGGGCAATCGATATGCCAACATTGGCCACTTCCTCGGTGGTTATGACGCCGGCTACTATGGCTACCTCTATTCTGAGGTCTTTTCCCTGGACATGTTCCACTCGTTCTTCAAGAAGAACCCCATGGATGGCAAGGAAGGTCGTAGATACCGCCACACCGTTTTGGAACGCGGTGGCAGCATTGACGAGATGGAGTTTTTGAAGGAGTTTTTGGGCAGAGAGCCTAGCACTGAGGCTTTCTACGAGGAGTTGGGCATTGCGGCCAAGTGA
- a CDS encoding uncharacterized protein (EggNog:ENOG41), translating to MKTRGVLVAKDEETGDVVSFVKWLVHRPGQDEAVEEEWPEVARKEYLDPYAALTERVRTGVVGEEAAYYHPTYICTDPRWAGRGAASLLMRKVQELAARDNLPIVLEATMNAVTFYQKMGFEIRDGLSMMLPLRGSSEPTEVYEERCMVWVPVKGAV from the exons ATGAAGACAAGGGGGGTTTTGGTTGCGAAGGATGAAGAGACGGGGGATGTGGTGAGCTTTGTGAAGTGGTTGGTTCATAGGCCTGGGCAGGATGAAGCCGTTGAGGAGGAGTGGCCGGAGGTTGCGAGGAAGGAGTATTTGGATCCGTATGCGGCGTTGACGGAGAGGGTTAGAACTGGAGTTGTTGGAGAGGAGGCAGCGTATTATC ACCCAACGTACATCTGCACGGATCCTCGCTGGGCCGGGCGCGGAGCCGCATCGCTGCTGATGCGCAAAGTTCAGGAACTCGCGGCTAGGGATAATCTGCCCATTGTGCTGGAGGCGACGATGAATGCCGTGACGTTTTACCAGAAGATGGGGTTTGAGATTCGGGATGGGCTGTCGATGATGTTGCCGCTGCGGGGGTCGAGTGAGCCGACGGAGGTTTATGAGGAGAGATGTATGGTTTGGGTTCCGGTGAAGGGAGCGGTTTGA